In Halichondria panicea chromosome 13, odHalPani1.1, whole genome shotgun sequence, one genomic interval encodes:
- the LOC135346340 gene encoding probable rhodanese domain-containing dual specificity protein phosphatase, with protein MMAVLCEATPQDLFNLPLYEHHLVIDTRRSDDYSRGHIATAVSLPSPPLECPEGDRDRLLVQFIVSYMKEFVRPENPSPIVLYGSSQPECLKHTEWLANKLEKLQRERKAIAVIEPSLDAAETTLNEGYNPFKQFCNTVADRVKEIWILKGGYEIFCSEYDFLCGHVSFESMFPLPHQVTSSLFLGSRVVSLNKDILSKLKITHLIVSLSQKLDWTELQGVSVLQCEVEDRNDQDMLPCWRASTLFINEALSEGEATIEKARVRVLVLLHGRSRSTSVVLAYLIKVLKIGFEEAWTMVRSKCWHLIDRSLVFEKQLKEWEISETMALNSSLL; from the exons ATGATGGCTGTTCTTTGTGAAGCTACTCCTCAAGACCTATTCAACCTTCCCCTATATGAGCACCACCTGGTGATTGATACCCGCCGTTCTGATGACTACTCTCGAGGGCACATAGCCACAGCTGTCTCTCTCCCCAGCCCACCACTCGAGTGCCCTGAGGGGGATAGAGATAGGCTACTAGTCCAGTTCATTGTGTCCTACATGAAGGAGTTTGTTAG ACCTGAGAATCCAAGCCCCATTGTCCTGTATGGTAGCTCCCAACCAGAGTGCCTAAAGCACACAGAATGGCTGGCGAACAAGTTGGAGAAATTACAGAGAGAACGCAAGGCAATTGCTGTCATAGAGCCATCACTCGATGCAGCCGAAACAACTCTAAATGAAGGCTACAACCCATTCAAGcagttctgcaacacagtagCCGACAGAGTGAAAGAAATTTGGATCCTAAAAGGAGGATACGAGATATTTTGTTCTGAGTATGACTTCCTTTGTGGCCACGTCTCCTTTGAGAGTATGTTCCCCCTACCCCATCAGGTTACTTCGAGTCTGTTTCTTGGATCGAGGGTGGTGTCACTCAACAAAGATATCCTCTCTAAACTGAAGATCACACACTTGATAGTCTCATTGTCTCAGAAACTGGACTGGACTGAATTACAAGGAGTGTCTGTGCTACAGTGTGAGGTGGAGGATAGGAACGATCAAGACATGCTGCCGTGTTGGAGAGCCTCCACCCTGTTCATTAATGAAGCCCTAAGTGAGGGAGAAGCTACTATAGAGAAAGCAAGAGTTCGAGTACTAGTCCTGTTACATGGACGTTCAAGATCTACTTCTGTTGTCTTGGCGTATCTGATAAAAGTGTTGAAGATTGGATTTGAAGAAGCATGGACTATGGTACGAAGCAAATGTTGGCATCTTATCGATCGCTCACTAGTCTTTGAAAAACAACTAAAGGAGTGGGAAATATCTGAAACAATGGCTCTCAATAGTAGTCtcttgtaa
- the LOC135346344 gene encoding very long chain fatty acid elongase 4-like, protein MERLEQLKTSFQKSIDNGDARVDDWLFVYSPWPTVALCSAYLLVCFVGPKIMAGREPFQLKPLIMLYNLCMVAYSLYVTVELFLTSKALGFNYICDPLHYNTDSISMRLAAAIWLFYFSKLIEFLDTAFFILRKKSNQVTFLHVYHHVTMPLIWWIAVKWYAGGMSFFTPMLNSFVHTVMYFYYFLSAFGPAMNKYLWWKRYLTMLQLVQFLIGLSAGIYNIVTGCDFDQRVIWSSIVYLISHIFLFSNFYMHSYVKRNGGKGSKRHENGANFLKKDS, encoded by the exons ATGGAGAGATTGGAGCAGCTCAAAACTAGTTTTCAGAAGTCAATTGACAATGGAG ACGCCAGGGTGGATGACTGGCTGTTTGTGTACAGTCCATGGCCAACAGTGGCTCTATGCAGTGCCTACCTCCTGGTGTGCTTTGTTGGGCCCAAAATAATGGCCGGGAGAGAACCGTTTCAACTTAAACCACTCATCATGCTCTACAACTTATGCATGGTGGCCTACTCACTATACGTCACAGTGGAG TTGTTTCTAACTTCAAAAGCTCTCGGGTTCAACTACATCTGTGATCCTCTTCACTACAACACAGACAGTATCTCAATGAGG TTGGCAGCCGCCATTTGGTTGTTCTATTTCTCTAAACTGATTGAGTTTTTGGACACTGCGTTCTTCATTCTGCGTAAGAAAAGCAACCAGGTGACGTTCCTACATGTGTACCATCATGTGACAATGCCCCTGATCTGGTGGATTGCTGTCAAGTGGTATGCAGGCGGAATGT CATTTTTCACTCCAATGCTCAACTCCTTTGTACACACTGTCATGTACTTCTACTACTTCCTCTCTGCATTCGGCCCTGCCATGAACAAGTACCTCTGGTGGAAACGATACTTGACCATGCTCCAACTG GTGCAGTTTTTGATAGGATTATCTGCTGGAATATATAACATTGTTACGGGTTGTGACTTTGACCAGCGAGTGATCTGGTCCTCTATCGTGTACCTGATCTCACAcattttcctcttctccaacTTTTACATGCACTCCTATGTGAAGCGTAATGGAGGCAAAGGAAGCAAAAGGCATGAAAATGGTGCAAACTTTCTCAAAAAGGACTCATGA